A region from the Linepithema humile isolate Giens D197 chromosome 1, Lhum_UNIL_v1.0, whole genome shotgun sequence genome encodes:
- the omd gene encoding integrator complex subunit 5 gives MLHNTATLSHQDILAEVRKFISGAVRPIHSTNTQDITRTALYLLQNVPAARDAVLEYFCNIFFVAVTKYVRQIETNQNIPIPEESIIAEIHIVLSNFINGSPEAWAPIISAWSLDLLGKLSTDYSKRGNLPVNAGINDFLQQWMSCRATRTLIDITAQCLQCLMHSDTESCIKALLDTSVLHSPYFDWVVAHVGSCFPNTVITRVLSCGLKDFCSMGYEYNVKNPKLNSVVGILGHLAGSHFQDIRKALLDLFEWSLEENISIDEDTKKQKLATVPFLLNLTSLSQTLLKAMTSDVLQTLRPDIIPRLALFTTDWCKYFDNQPAALMDLTVHLILGCEQGASQIINILLDTCLNPSNVGYHSINAAQNVKNVCREMLELILQEIDLLLRTHGPQSANIALLSSIKQEISLIIPMLLHPNPLRVQTAVRLLCFLRSQSPNIIMFAASYMLAKAKTMFHLAALIRFITNNVIMFPATKSEAENMHTNHDNFTQILEQALREIHYKNIVNKEESKQLFKNLTILLKWEKSNKATILQSKMITRALRSNLYQISSLLTKTDDFDLATDIITLLDLLSTSDKDHIFYVDLMLKMTIAIIQYFFLCITQTDIIKKEQGVTMVCHLLKNLTCYSPCARALALREILGNCINNEQAKYFGAKKKFVPHFEEMLLLHQNHKQVTSTMLAQRHSSVFHAGIIGHGPRRPLPENSFNKEIITLNKMLLMDVIKACCSNLDSERYPVNLDALTVMSLLLVELVSPDVMYNGLPWPDEEFTKVTIERDLKIRRKFKDVPLLWTLLELTAWYRPALAYCSVLLRGITATVIANWSTEEGVSLVNVMALGQLLPPPLASIRDILPVLQPHQINTIMRECVWAYMRDNVPSPALFTRNEGANIAWRDTDTSSPNARFTDTLRLVLLANIHTLGSLYSTLFYNENK, from the exons ATGCTGCACAATACGGCAACTTTATCACATCAAGATATTCTAGCCGAggttagaaaatttatttctggtGCTGTCAGGCCTATTCACAGTACAAACACGCAAGATATAACGCGTACGGCGTTATATTTACTACAAAATGTACCTGCGGCAAGAGATGCCGTGCTCGAAtacttttgcaatatatttttcgtcgCAGTGACAAAATATGTTCGTCAAATTGAG actAATCAAAATATACCAATACCCGAAGAAAGCATTATAGCAGAAATTCATATCGTtctaagtaattttataaatggaaGTCCAGAAGCATGGGCACCTATTATATCAGCGTGGTCATTGGATTTACTtg gcAAACTGTCAACTGATTATTCAAAACGTGGTAATTTACCTGTCAACGCTGGCATTAATGATTTTCTGCAACAATGGATGTCATGTCGTGCGACGCGAACTCTAATAGACATCACAGCACAATGTTTACAATGTCTTATGCACTCAGATACCGAGTCTTGCATCAAGGCGTTGTTGGATACAAGTGTGCTGCACAGTCCATATTTTGATTGGGTGGTGGCTCATGTAGGAAGTTGTTTTCCAAATACTGTGATTACTAGGGTGCTATCGTGTGGACTGAAAGATTTTTGCTCCATGGGATATGAATATAATGTTAAGAATCCAAAGCTAAATTCAGTTGTTGGTATATTGGGACATTTGGCGGGTAGTCATTTTCAAGATATTAGAAAAGCATTGCTAGATCTGTTCGAG tggAGTTTGGAGGAAAATATAAGTATCGATGAAGATACGAAGAAGCAGAAATTGGCCACAGTACCGTTTCTTTTGAATCTGACCTCTCTTTCGCAGACACTTTTAAAAGCAATGACTAGTGATGTATTGCAAACGT TGAGGCCGGACATCATACCACGTTTGGCATTGTTTACAACAGACTGGTGTAAATACTTTGACAATCAACCAGCAGCCTTAATGGACTTGACAGTACATTTGATATTAGGCTGCGAGCAAGGAGCATCgcagataattaatatattgctaGACACGTGTTTAAATCCGAGCAATGTTGGTTATCACAGCATTAACGCGGCGCAAAATGTGAAGAACGTTTGTCGAGAGATGCTGGAATTGATCTTGCAAGAAATCGATCTCTTATTGAGGACGCACGGGCCGCAATCCGCCAATATCGCTCTGTTGAGTTCCATCAAACAAGAGATATCATTGATAATACCGATGCTTTTACATCCCAATCCGCTGCGTGTGCAAACAGCTGTTAGACTGTTATGCTTCCTAAGAAGTCAAAGTCCAAACATAATTATGTTCGCGGCATCCTATATGCTAGCGAAAGCGAAAACAATGTTTCATCTCGCAGCCTTGATACGTTTTATCACCAATAACGTTATAATGTTTCCTGCGACTAAATCTGAAGCCGAAAATATGCATACTAATcatgataattttacacaaattttgGAGCAGGCACTTAGAGAGATACACTATAAAAACATCGTAAATAAGGAAGAATCGAAGCAGTTATTCAAGAATCTCACTATACTGTTAAA gtGGGAAAAGTCGAACAAGGCTACAATATTACAGTCGAAGATGATTACGAGAGCCCTCAgatctaatttatatcaaatatcttCTTTATTAACGAAAACCGATGATTTCGACTTGGCAACTGATATCATTACTCTGTTGGATCTGTTAAGCACATCTGACAAAGATCATATTTTCTATGTGGATCTGATGCTGAAAATGACGATAGCAATCATCCAATACTTCTTCTTATGCATTACACAAACTG atattataaaaaaagaacaaggAGTAACGATGGTATGTCacttgttgaaaaatttgacatGTTATTCCCCATGTGCACGCGCTTTGGCGCTCAGAGAGATACTAGGGAATTGTATTAATAACGAGCAGGCTAAATACTTTGgcgcaaaaaagaaattcgtGCCCCATTTCGAAGAGATGTTACTGTTACATCAAAATCATAAACAG GTAACAAGTACGATGTTGGCACAGCGACATTCGTCGGTATTTCATGCCGGGATAATAGGACACGGTCCACGAAGGCCTCTGCCGGAAAATTCGTTTAATAAGGAAATTATCACTTTAAACAAGATGTTATTGATGGatgttataaaa gCTTGTTGCAGCAATCTGGACTCGGAACGATATCCCGTCAATTTGGATGCTCTGACAGTAATGAGTTTGTTGTTAGTTGAATTAGTCTCCCCTGATGTGATGTACAATGGCCTTCCGTGGCCTGATGAGGAATTTACAAAg GTCACAATAGAGAGAGATTTGAAAATCCGTCGCAAATTTAAAGACGTACCTTTGTTGTGGACATTATTAGAGTTGACCGCCTGGTACAGGCCAGCGTTAGCGTATTGCTCCGTCTTGCTGAGGGGTATTACTGCGACTGTTATAGCTAACTGGAGTACAGAGGAAGGCGTATCGCTTGTCAACGTTATGGCGCTTGGCCAGTTGTTACCACCGCCGCTGGCTAGTATCAGAGACATCCTTCCTGTTTTACAGCCACATCAG ataaatacaataatgagGGAATGCGTATGGGCGTACATGCGTGATAATGTGCCATCTCCAGCGTTGTTCACGCGGAACGAAGGCGCTAATATAGCTTGGAGAGACACCGACACATCATCGCCTAATGCACGCTTTACGGACACTCTTCGTTTAGTATTATTGGCAAACATTCACACATTAGGATCTTTATACTCGACATTGTtttacaatgaaaataaataa
- the Sec61alpha gene encoding protein transport protein Sec61 subunit alpha, protein MGFKFLEVIKPFCSILPEIAKPQRKIQFREKVLWTAITLFIFLVCCQIPLFGIMSSDSADPFYWIRVILASNRGTLMELGISPIVTSGLIMQLLHGAKIIEVGDTPKDRALFNGAQKLFGMVITVGQAIVYVMTGMYGDPTEIGAGVCLLIIIQLFVAGLIVLLLDELLQKGYGLGSGISLFIATNICETIVWKAFSPATVNTGRGTEFEGAVIALFHLLATRQDKVRALREAFYRQNLPNLMNLLATILVFAIVIYFQGFRVDLPIKSARYRGQYSSYPIKLFYTSNIPIILQSALVSNLYVISQMLAVKFQGNLIVNLLGVWSDIGGGGPARSYPVGGLCYYLSPPESVGHIVQDPVHAVLYILFMLGSCAFFSKTWIEVSGSSAKDVAKQLREQQMVMRGHRDNSMIRELNRYIPTAAAFGGLCIGALSVLADFLGAIGSGTGILLAVTIIYQYFEIFVKEQSEMGGMSTLLF, encoded by the exons ATTCAGTTCAGAGAAAAAGTACTATGGACAGCAATCACGTTGTTCATCTTCTTAGTATGTTGCCAG ATTCCATTATTTGGAATCATGTCTTCGGACAGTGCGGATCCGTTCTATTGGATTCGTGTAATACTCGCATCGAACAGAGGAACATTGATGGAGTTGGGTATCTCGCCAATTGTTACTTCTGGTCTTATCATGCAGCTGCTGCATGGGGCTAAGATAATCGAAGTCGGTGATACGCCAAAAGACAGAGCATTATTTAATGGTGCACAGAAAT TGTTTGGTATGGTTATCACTGTTGGACAAGCCATTGTTTATGTAATGACCGGTATGTACGGAGATCCAACTGAAATTGGAGCTGGAGTTTGTCTCCTGATTATTATTCAGCTGTTTGTTGCTGGTCTTATCGTATTGCTGTTGGACGAGCTTCTTCAGAAAGGATATGGATTGGGAAGTGGCATATCTCTCTTTATTGCCACCAATATTTGCGAAACTATTGTTTGGAAAGCATTCTCACCAGCCACAGTTAACACTG GTCGTGGTACAGAATTTGAAGGAGCAGTGATCGCTCTGTTCCATCTGCTGGCTACTAGACAGGATAAAGTCCGTGCTCTTCGAGAAGCATTCTACAGACAAAATCTTCCAAATTTGATGAATCTTCTCGCTACCATTCTAGTGTTTGCTATCGTTATTTACTTCCAG ggCTTCCGCGTAGATCTTCCGATTAAGTCTGCGAGATATCGCGGCCAATACAGCAGCTATCCGATCAAACTGTTTTACACCAGCAATATTCCGATTATCTTGCAATCGGCTCTTGTGTCCAATTTATACGTCATTTCCCAGATGTTGGCAGTCAAGTTCCAAGGAAATCTCATAGTGAATTTACTGGGCGTTTGGTCAGATATCGGTGGCGGGGGTCCTGCCAGATCATATCCAGTCGGGGGattgtgttattatttatcaccTCCGGAATCAGTTGGCCATATTGTTCAAGATCCTGTACACGCTGTACTCTACATTCTTTTCATGCTTGGCTCATGCGCCTTCTTCTCCAAGACGTGGATCGAGGTGTCGGGAAGTTCGGCGAAGGAT GTTGCTAAACAACTGAGAGAACAACAGATGGTTATGCGAGGCCACAGAGATAACTCTATGATCCGCGAATTGAATCGGTATATCCCGACCGCCGCGGCATTCGGTGGACTATGTATCGGCGCCCTGTCTGTGTTGGCAGACTTTTTAGGTGCAATCGGTTCCGGTACTGGTATTCTGCTCGCTGTcacaattatatatcaatacttCGAGATCTTCGTCAAGGAACAAAGTGAAATGGGTGGCATGAGCACGTTACTCTTCTAA
- the LOC105669788 gene encoding protein anon-73B1, translating to MECYLTNEMADADPQLKRFLLPAEETLFEQLLRFGLYVGAIFQIMCLLSIVLYQAGPSDGVAALKDDPSDVECSENSPQVTPRRPHRPRKQEKKKRR from the exons ATGGAATGCTACTTAACAAATG AAATGGCGGATGCAGATCCACAGCTCAAACGCTTTTTACTGCCAGCAGAGGAAACCCTGTTTGAGCAGTTATTGAGATTTGGCCTTTATGTGGGcgcaatatttcaaattatgtgCCTGTTATCTATAGTATTATATCAGGCAGGTCCATCTGATGGTGTGGCAgctttaaaa gATGATCCAAGTGATGTAGAATGTTCTGAAAACAGTCCACAAGTGACGCCAAGAAGACCTCATCGGCCACGTAAacaagagaagaagaaaagacgTTGA